The following is a genomic window from Bacillus sp. FJAT-52991.
AGCGATTTTTCAACTGATTTCAATTTTTCCTCATTTGCTCATTGGCGCTGGGGCTCAGAAGCTAAAAGTGTTTTCTCGATGGGGTAATCAACCTAAATGGGCTATAATGACATTTATATCTTTTTTTGTAACGGGCGTGATTTTAAAATCATTACCGTATGTTGCTGAACCTAACCTCGCTTATGTGTTCATTCAAGATTCCATCGGGGGTCCATTGTTAGCTATTAGTTATGTAGCACTAGCTATTGTCTTTGGCAAGTGGAAGTATTCCGAAAAAATAGGGAAGCCTTTCGCTTCTGTTGGTCGAATGTCACTAACCAATTATTTATTACAGTCAGTGCTTGGCACGTTAATTTTCTATCATTACGGACTAGGCTTTTACGGTCAAATTACATTAACAACAGGAATCTGGCTTGTATTAGCTATTTTTGCCGTACAAGTGGTATTTTCTGAATTATGGTTATCTAAGTTTAAAAGAGGTCCAATGGAACAGGTATGGAGGAAAGTCACTTATTTTACTAAATAAAGAATAAGGGGGAGAAATAATGAAATTTATTAGTTTTCGCGTAAAGGGACAAGAAACATATGGGGTATATGATGAAAAAGAGGAGCTTGTTTGGGATTTACTAGCATTGGCTGGTGAGCAATTGCCAAATACGCTGATCGAAGCTATTGACAAAGTAGAGGATTTACCAAGTGTTGCAGCAAAATGGGTGGAAGAAGCAGGAATAGATGCAGCAATAACTGCGAGTGACATCGAGTGGTTAGCACCGATCCCACGACCGTCTAAAAATGTGATGTGTATCGGCAAAAATTATCGTGACCATGCGATCGAAATGGGCGGGGAAGAAAGTATTCCAACAGACTTAATGGTATTTACAAAAGCGCCAACAGCGGTCATTGGTTGCCAAGATTCAATTCCTGCCTATTCCAATTTGACAGAAGCACTTGATTATGAAGGGGAACTAGGTGTGATCATCGGTAAGCGTGGGAAAGAAATTAAAAAAGAAGACGCGCTTGATTATATTTTCGGCTATACGATTATTAATGATGTGACGGCTCGCGATATTCAAAAGCGCCATAAGCAATTTTTCCTTGGCAAAAGTTTAGATGGCACTTGCCCAATGGGACCGTGGATTGTTTCTGCTGATGAAATTAAAGATCCGCATCAATTAAATATTGAGACGAAAGTCAATGGAGAAACTCGTCAGCAATCCAATACAAAGTATTTCATCTTTCCTATTGATGAAATTATTTCCACGCTTTCTAAGGGGATGACATTAGAGCCAGGGGATGTGATTGCGACAGGTACTCCAGCCGGGGTAGGCTTTGGGATGAATCCGCCTAAATTATTGAAATCTGGCGATACAGTGGAAATTACGATTGAAAAAGTAGGTACTTTAAAGAATAATGTTCGCTAAAAAGTAGCCTTTACTTTTCTTCTAATTCCGGAACGTGTTACTATGAAGATGGTGAGAAAGGAGGGGGAAAGCGAAAATGGAAAGTTTATTCTTTAACAGTACCCATCTACATATTACGACATGGGTGATTGCTATCATCTTGTTTTTTATCGCACTTGGAAAATATTCAACAGGTGCGCATATGGGATTAAGATTATTTTATGTCCTTGTGTTAGGGACAGGGTTATTGCTCTTTATTAAACATCATTCGATTAATGACATGCTTTATGGCATGAAGATGCTTGCAGGTATCTTTACCATTGGTTTAATGGAAATGGTGTTAGTGCGCAAGAAAAAAGGAAAAGAAACGAGCAAATTGTTAATTGGAGCAATTTTGCTGTTGATTATTACTCTTTACTTAGGATTTAAATTGCCAATGGGGCTGAATTTCTTAGCTTAATATGTACAAAAGCCTAGCTTCTCCACTAAATGTCAACAAATGGCTAGTGAAGGAGCTGGGCTTTTTTTGTAGATTGCTAGGTTAGCACAGAATCTGATAGATCTCATGCCACACTTTTTTAGATGTCCAAGTATTATTTGTATTTTTGTTGAACTTTCTTGATTGTTATTTGACGTAATGTGTACAAAAGCGTAATCTTAAAAGCGATATGATCATTTAGATGTGGGGGGAAGCGGAAGTGAAAAGGAGATTGTGCTCGTTAATATTATTACCGTTTCTTCTTTTATACGCCTTTCCTGTTAGTGCGGCAGAAAAAGAAGAACGCAAATGGCAAGATGAAACCATGTATTATTTAATGATAGATCGCTTTAATAATGGCGATAATCAAAATAATCAAGAAGTCAATAATAATGATCCTTCAGCTTATCAGGGCGGTGATTTTACAGGTGCTACTGGCAGACTGGATCATATTAAGGATATGGGATTTACGACACTGATTCTTAGTCCAGTTTTTCAAAATGAAAAAGGTGGCTATCATGGCTACTGGACGACTGATTTTTATAAAACAAATAAGCAATTTGGAACAATGAAAGAGCTGAAAAAGTTAGTCGATGAAGCGCATGAGCGTGATCTAAAGGTGCTTATCGATCTTCCAGTGACGCGTGTGAGCACGACTCATCCTTGGACAAAAGATGCTGAAAAAGCAGACTGGTTTACAAATAAAAGTGAAGTAGGACCTGAGAAATGGCTTGGAGAAATGGCAACGCTCAACTTGGAAAATGAGGAAGTAACGAAAGAGCTCATTAAAGTGGCGAACTATTGGATCGAGCAGGCAAAAATTGATGGTTATTATTTAAGTGATGCGACATCTGCACCTGTCTCTTTCTGGGAAAAGTTTTCTAAAGAATTGGATAAAGACGTTTATTTACTTGGGGAAAGCAGTGAGGAAGATGTGAATGTAAGCAAGCTTGCGGAATACCAAAAAGCTGGCTTAGATGGAATGATGAATGGGGCAATGATGTCTCCGGCACGTGAACAATTCAAAACTGTCAATCAAAGCTCAAGTGAAACTCCGAATCTTTTAAAAGAAGTAGAAACGACATGGGAAGACCCGCAATTATCTGCTAATTATTTAGATACGAATAAGACGACAAGGTTTACTCGTGATACAGTTCAGGAAAACAATTTTCCAGGAACTCGTTGGATGCTCGCTTTAACTTATCTTTATACAATCCCAGGTACACCTGTTGTATATTATGGATCAGAAATTGCTCTTGATGGAGGAGAAGGGACAGAAAACCATGGTCTCATGAATTTTAGAATCGACAAAGAGCTTATTGATTATATGAAGAAGATTGGAGATCTTCGTCAGCAATTGCCAGCTTTGACAAGAGGGTCATATGAGCCGTTATATGAAAAAGATGGCATGGTCGTATTTAAGAGAAAATATCAAGATGAAACAATCATTGTTGCTATCAATAATACAGATAAAACGCAAAAAGTAACGATTCCAGCAAAAGAGCTTGCTAATGATAAAGAGTTACGTGGTCTTTTGAATGATAATTTATCTCGAGAGGAGAATGGAGAATACACGATTATCCTTGATCGAGAACAATCAGAGATATTTGCTTTAGCTGACAAATCAGGAATTAATATCTCCTTTATTGTTGCACTTGCTGCTGTATATATTATTTTTATGGTATTCATCTATCTTGTTTGGAAACGTGGAAGAGCAGCAAGATAAGCAAAAATCCTTCGAAGTCCTTGCAGGCTTCGAAGGATTTTTTTGGAATAAAAAATTAGCGGAAATTGACAAATTGAACGTCCACAGGCAAGTCAGCTCCTCGAACAGCTGCCATTACTTGTTGTAAATCATCTTTG
Proteins encoded in this region:
- a CDS encoding fumarylacetoacetate hydrolase family protein, encoding MKFISFRVKGQETYGVYDEKEELVWDLLALAGEQLPNTLIEAIDKVEDLPSVAAKWVEEAGIDAAITASDIEWLAPIPRPSKNVMCIGKNYRDHAIEMGGEESIPTDLMVFTKAPTAVIGCQDSIPAYSNLTEALDYEGELGVIIGKRGKEIKKEDALDYIFGYTIINDVTARDIQKRHKQFFLGKSLDGTCPMGPWIVSADEIKDPHQLNIETKVNGETRQQSNTKYFIFPIDEIISTLSKGMTLEPGDVIATGTPAGVGFGMNPPKLLKSGDTVEITIEKVGTLKNNVR
- a CDS encoding YisL family protein, coding for MESLFFNSTHLHITTWVIAIILFFIALGKYSTGAHMGLRLFYVLVLGTGLLLFIKHHSINDMLYGMKMLAGIFTIGLMEMVLVRKKKGKETSKLLIGAILLLIITLYLGFKLPMGLNFLA
- a CDS encoding alpha-amylase family glycosyl hydrolase — protein: MKRRLCSLILLPFLLLYAFPVSAAEKEERKWQDETMYYLMIDRFNNGDNQNNQEVNNNDPSAYQGGDFTGATGRLDHIKDMGFTTLILSPVFQNEKGGYHGYWTTDFYKTNKQFGTMKELKKLVDEAHERDLKVLIDLPVTRVSTTHPWTKDAEKADWFTNKSEVGPEKWLGEMATLNLENEEVTKELIKVANYWIEQAKIDGYYLSDATSAPVSFWEKFSKELDKDVYLLGESSEEDVNVSKLAEYQKAGLDGMMNGAMMSPAREQFKTVNQSSSETPNLLKEVETTWEDPQLSANYLDTNKTTRFTRDTVQENNFPGTRWMLALTYLYTIPGTPVVYYGSEIALDGGEGTENHGLMNFRIDKELIDYMKKIGDLRQQLPALTRGSYEPLYEKDGMVVFKRKYQDETIIVAINNTDKTQKVTIPAKELANDKELRGLLNDNLSREENGEYTIILDREQSEIFALADKSGINISFIVALAAVYIIFMVFIYLVWKRGRAAR